A stretch of Aedes aegypti strain LVP_AGWG chromosome 2, AaegL5.0 Primary Assembly, whole genome shotgun sequence DNA encodes these proteins:
- the LOC5571526 gene encoding probable cytochrome P450 6a13, which produces MLLFLLLSVVTAAYLWVIWRYSYWKRRSVPYVEPSFPFGNLQGLNKRHFGLLTQDVYSKLKGTGCKFGGMFFFVNPMVVILNLDFAKDVFVKDFQYFHDRGEYSNEKADPIMAHLVTMEGTKWKNLRTKLTPVFTSGKMKMMFPIITAVAEEFRKCMAKEADKGEDIEMKELLARFTTDVIGNCAFGLECNSLMDPEAEFRKMGRKAMAMSSADFLRRKLCNSFRGLAKLLGVRLSDPDVSDFFMNAVRSTIEYRERNKVQRNDLMDLLIKLKNAELIDEKSDRLGPLTFNEIAAQAFVFFLAGFESSSTAMSFCLYELAKNQELQDKARRNINEVLVKHGTLTYEALYEMTYIENCINESLRKYPPVTNIVRNVSKPYRVPGMNVTLEEDCRVLLPVYAIHHDPSLYPNPDQFDPERFNPENSAARHPMAFVPFGEGPRICIGLRFGSMQARIGLTYLLKNFRFTLSEKMHDPLKMMSNTIILASEGGLWMRIEKL; this is translated from the exons ATGTTACTCTTTTTGCTGTTGTCGGTAGTCACGGCGGCTTACCTTTGGGTTATCTGGCGCTATTCCTACTGGAAGCGACGGTCTGTGCCTTACGTTGAGCCAAGCTTCCCGTTCGGAAATCTACAAGGCCTGAACAAACGTCACTTCGGGTTGTTGACGCAGGATGTGTACTCAAAGCTGAAGGGAACGGGATGCAAATTTGGGGGAATGTTCTTCTTCGTGAATCCCATGGTTGTGATTCTGAATCTGGACTTTGCCAAGGATGTGTTTGTGAAGgatttccaatattttcatGATCGTGGAGAATACAGCAATGAAAAGGCGGACCCAATCATGGCACATTTGGTTACTATGGAGGGAACCAAGTGGAAGAACCTGAGAACCAAGCTTACTCCGGTGTTTACTTCGGGAAAAATGAAGATGATGTTCCCGATAATCACGGCAGTTGCCGAAGAATTTCGGAAGTGTATGGCAAAGGAAGCTGACAAGGGAGAAGACATTGAGATGAAAGAATTGTTGGCCCGGTTCACAACCGATGTGATTGGAAACTGCGCGTTTGGCTTGGAATGTAACAGCCTAATGGATCCTGAAGCTGAATTCAGAAAGATGGGAAGAAAAGCAATGGCCATGTCATCGGCAGATTTTTTACGGAGAAAACTTTGTAATTCTTTTAGAGGTTTAGCCAAGTTGCTCGGAGTGAGGCTCTCCGATCCAGATGTAtctgatttcttcatgaatgcAGTTAGAAGCACCATTGAATATCGAGAGCGGAATAAGGTTCAAAGGAACGACCTGATGGATTTACTAATCAAGTTGAAGAACGCAGAGTTGATTGATGAGAAATCTGATCGATTGGGACCGCTGACATTCAATGAGATTGCTGCGCAAGCGTTCGTATTCTTTTTGGCTGGTTTCGAGTCATCTTCTACAGCTATGTCTTTCTGTCTGTATGAGCTGGCTAAAAATCAAGAGCTACAAGACAAAGCACGACGCAATATCAATGAAGTGTTGGTTAAACACGGCACATTGACGTATGAAGCACTGTACGAGATGACGTATATTGAAAATTGCATTAATG AATCCCTTCGAAAATATCCACCTGTGACCAATATAGTGCGCAACGTGTCTAAGCCATACAGAGTTCCAGGAATGAACGTCACACTGGAGGAAGACTGTCGGGTTCTGCTGCCTGTCTACGCAATCCATCACGACCCATCGCTCTACCCAAATCCGGACCAGTTCGACCCTGAACGCTTCAACCCGGAGAACAGTGCTGCCAGACATCCGATGGCGTTTGTGCCGTTTGGTGAAGGTCCTCGAATCTGCATTGGATTGCGCTTCGGTTCGATGCAAGCACGCATAGGATTGACGTATCTGTTGAAGAATTTCCGCTTTACCTTGTCGGAAAAAATGCACGATCCGCTTAAAATGATGTCAAACACTATCATTCTTGCCTCGGAAGGGGGATTATGGATGAGGATCGAGAAATTGTAG
- the LOC110675230 gene encoding uncharacterized protein LOC110675230 — translation MTTRAAAAKGAKRATFRTTKKKNVEDSIKKDVVEAEGRVKDAKSTVDAKFSKTASVTSRATRKSAKARLDVELQQIEAEEALMREEMQRKRELAKKKFEVLKEMADLEGSGESAVDQPNAVHKVEHWLKHHGEDHTKSKRLPYKEASSSDSDDEVDSETSSEGTGSELDSDEETSSDSEVHCDRVEERSVGELEARRHYGMKKTTTSKNAKCGSSKPSDGSKPLSLIDADTAALRVVFLMYT, via the exons ATGACGACTCGAGCTGCAGCGGCAAAAGGTGCAAAGAGGGCAACTTTCAGGACAACGAAGAAAAAGAACGTTGAAGATTCCATCAAGAAGGATGTCGTGGAGGCGGAAGGGCGCGTAAAAGATGCAAAGTCAACGGTGGACGCAAAGTTTAGCAAGACCGCTTCCGTAACATCGAGAGCGACGCGAAAGTCGGCGAAGGCACGATTGGACGTTGAGCTACAGCAGATCGAGGCTGAAGAGGCATTAATGCGCGAAGAAATGCAACGCAAGAGAGAACTAGCGAAGAAGAAGTTTGAGGTTCTTAAAGAGATGGCCGACTTGGAAGGTAGTGGAGAATCCGCCGTCGATCAGCCGAATGCTGTTCATAAAGTGGAACATTGGTTGAAGCACCATGGCGAAGATCACACAAAAAGCAAGCGATTGCCGTATAAAGAAGCCAGCTCGTCTGACTCCGACGACGAAGTAGACTCGGAAACTTCGAGCGAAGGAACCGGAAGCGAATTGGATAGCGATGAAGAAACATCATCCGATAGTGAAGTTCATTGCGACAGAGTGGAAGAGCGATCCGTCGGAGAGCTTGAAGCGCGCAGACATTATGGGATGAAGAAGACCACTACCAGCAAAAATGCGAAGTGTGGAAGCAGCAAACCGTCCG ATGGGTCGAAACCGTTGTCCCTGATTGATGCGGATACTGCGGCCTTACGAgtcgtatttctcatgtatactTGA
- the LOC23687976 gene encoding cytochrome P450 6A1, whose product MLLYLLLTVVTLAYLWIGRRYSYWKQRSVPYVEPRFPFGNLQGLNKRHFGLLAQDVYSKLKGSGSKFGGMFFFVNPVAVILDLDFAKDVFVKDFQYFHDRGVYSNEKVDPITSHLVAMEGIKWKNLRAKLTPTFTSGKMKMMFPTITAVADEFRKCMVNEVDKGGEIEMKEFLARFTTDVIGSCAFGLECNSLADPEAEFRKMGKKALTMSPMGFLRRILSVTFRDLAKFLGVRISDPDVATFFMNVVRSTIEYRERNKVQRNDFMDLLIKLKNVEPIDENTNQLGPLTFNEIVAQAFVFFLAGFETSSTTMCFCLYELAKNQELQDKARRNIDEVLAKYGTMTYEAVHEMRYMENCINESLRKYPPLPNILRNVNKPYTGKNLIPLS is encoded by the exons ATGCTGTTGTATCTTCTGTTGACCGTGGTCACGTTGGCCTATCTCTGGATAGGCCGGCGGTATTCGTACTGGAAGCAACGTTCCGTACCCTACGTTGAGCCCCGATTCCCATTCGGGAATCTCCAAGGTCTGAACAAGCGTCACTTTGGCCTGTTGGCGCAGGATGTGTACTCAAAACTGAAAGGAAGTGGAAGCAAATTTGGAGGAATGTTCTTTTTTGTGAACCCGGTGGCTGTGATTCTGGATTTGGACTTTGCTAAGGATGTCTTCGTGAAGGATTTCCAGTACTTCCACGATCGTGGAGTATACAGCAATGAGAAAGTGGACCCCATTACGTCTCATCTGGTGGCTATGGAAGGAATCAAGTGGAAGAATTTAAGAGCGAAATTAACCCCTACCTTCACTTCGGGTAAGATGAAGATGATGTTTCCGACTATTACGGCAGTTGCAGACGAATTCCGGAAGTGTATGGTAAACGAAGTTGACAAGGGAGGAGAAATCGAAATGAAAGAGTTCTTGGCACGATTCACAACCGATGTGATTGGAAGTTGTGCTTTCGGTTTGGAATGTAACAGTCTAGCAGATCCTGAAGCTGAATTCAGAAAAATGGGCAAAAAAGCATTGACCATGTCACCGATGGGTTTCCTAAGGAGAATACTCAGTGTTACATTTAGAGATTTAGCCAAATTTCTCGGAGTGAGAATCTCCGATCCAGATGTGGCTACGTTCTTCATGAATGTCGTTCGAAGCACCATTGAGTATCGTGAGCGGAATAAGGTTCAGAGAAACGATTTCATGGATTTGCTTATCAAATTGAAGAACGTGGAACCTATCGATGAGAACACCAATCAATTGGGACCGTTGACATTCAACGAGATTGTTGCGCAAGCGTTCGTGTTTTTCCTGGCTGGTTTCGAGACGTCGTCCACGACAATGTGTTTCTGTCTCTATGAACTTGCCAAAAATCAGGAATTGCAGGACAAAGCGCGTCGCAACATTGATGAAGTTCTAGCCAAGTATGGTACAATGACGTATGAAGCAGTGCACGAGATGAGATACATGGAAAATTGCATCAACG AATCTCTTCGGAAATACCCACCTCTGCCGAACATCCTGCGAAATGTGAATAAGccatacacgggaaaaaatctgatcccATTATCATGA
- the LOC5571549 gene encoding probable cytochrome P450 6a14 — translation MIALLLIGAVTLVFLFVKQRFNYWKVRGVPYVRPTFPLGNLWGIGTKKHLSEGLEDLYVQLKGKAQLGGIYFFINPVVLVTDLDLIKTILIKDFNFFHDRSIYYNEKDDPLTAHLFTMEGIKWKNMRVKLTPTFTSGKMKLMFPIVRDCANELEKCISKEIVDGKEIEVKDILARYTTDVIGNCAFGLECNSLHNPNAEFREMGRKVFQLQGLGFLKLLLTQQFSTLSRALGATVLQPDVAKFFLKTVSDNVDYREKNKIERNDFIDLMIKLKNGQTLEHDKSDQRVEKLSIEQVAAQSFVFFFAGFETSSTLMSFCLYELAQNQDLQDKARKDILDTLNKHGSLSYEAVHEMKYLENCVSETLRKHPPASNIFRTATQDYTVPGTSLTIEKGTSVMIPTLAIHRDPEYYPDPMKFDPDRFTADQVAARHPFAFLPFGEGPRVCIGMRFGLMQARVGLATLLKNFRFTVGERLETPAQLDPSSAILLIKGGLWLKVDKI, via the exons ATGATAGCATTACTGCTAATCGGTGCAGTGACCTTGGTCTTTTTGTTCGTTAAACAACGGTTCAACTATTGGAAAGTGCGAGGTGTTCCATATGTGAGACCAACATTCCCCTTGGGCAATCTTTGGGGCATTGGCACGAAGAAACACTTATCCGAAGGACTGGAAGATTTGTACGTCCAGCTGAAGGGCAAGGCACAGCTGGGTGGAATCTACTTCTTCATCAACCCGGTGGTTCTTGTGACCGATTTGGATCTGATCAAAACTATCCTGATTAAggattttaacttttttcacgATCGGTCCATATACTACAATGAAAAAGATGACCCTCTGACGGCACATTTGTTCACCATGGAAGGAATCAAGTGGAAGAATATGCGCGTCAAATTAACACCCACGTTCACATCGGGCAAAATGAAGCTGATGTTTCCGATTGTTCGGGACTGTGCTAATGAACTGGAGAAGTGTATTTCTAAGGAAATCGTGGACGGCAAGGAGATAGAGGTGAAAGACATTCTCGCTCGATACACGACAGATGTTATTGGAAACTGCGCTTTCGGATTGGAGTGTAATAGTTTACACAATCCAAATGCCGAGTTTcgtgaaatgggtcgaaaagtATTTCAACTCCAAGGGTTAGGCTTTCTGAAGTTGCTGCTGACGCAACAGTTCAGTACTCTATCACGAGCGCTTGGCGCAACTGTTCTACAACCAGATGTTGCAAAGTTCTTTTTGAAAACTGTGTCAGACAACGTGGACTACAGAGAGAAGAACAAAATCGAACGGAACGATTTCATAGATTTGATGATTAAGTTGAAAAACGGTCAGACTCTGGAGCATGATAAAAGTGACCAACGGGTGGAGAAGCTTTCAATCGAGCAAGTAGCTGCGCAATCCTTCGTTTTCTTTTTCGCTGGATTCGAAACTTCGTCGACGTTGATGTCGTTTTGCTTGTACGAGCTTGCCCAAAATCAGGATTTGCAGGATAAGGCACGGAAAGATATTCTAGACACATTGAATAAACATGGATCGCTTTCGTATGAAGCAGTTCATGAGATGAAATACTTGGAGAATTGTGTTTCCG AAACCCTTCGAAAGCATCCGCCAGCATCCAACATATTCCGTACCGCAACCCAAGACTACACCGTTCCAGGAACATCTCTAACCATAGAGAAAGGCACATCGGTGATGATTCCCACACTGGCCATCCACCGGGACCCGGAATATTATCCGGATCCGATGAAGTTCGATCCGGATCGGTTCACCGCAGATCAAGTGGCAGCACGTCATCCATTTGCGTTCCTGCCCTTCGGAGAGGGTCCTCGTGTCTGTATCGGGATGCGTTTTGGACTGATGCAGGCTCGTGTGGGATTGGCGACCTTGCTGAAAAACTTCCGATTCACTGTGGGTGAACGGCTGGAAACTCCAGCTCAGTTGGATCCGTCCAGTGCTATTTTGTTGATTAAGGGTGGGTTGTGGCTGAAGGTAGATAAAATTTGA